In one window of Eubalaena glacialis isolate mEubGla1 chromosome 13, mEubGla1.1.hap2.+ XY, whole genome shotgun sequence DNA:
- the TUBB1 gene encoding tubulin beta-1 chain yields the protein MREIVHIQIGQCGNQIGAKFWEVIGEEHGIDWAGSYRGDSALQLERVSVYYNEAHGKKYVPRAVLVDLEPGTMDSIRSSRLGALFQPDSFVHGNSGAGNNWAKGHYTEGAELVESALDAVRAEAEGCDCLQGFQLVHSLGGGTGSGMGTLLLGKIREEYPDRILNSFSVMPSPKVSDTVVEPYNAVLSLHQLLQNSDACFCIDNEALYDICFRTLRLATPTYGDLNHLVSLTMSGVTTSLRFPGQLNADLRKLAVNMVPFPRLHFFMPGFAPLTAQGSQQYRALSVAELTQQMFDARNTMAACDPRRGRYLTVACIFRGRMSTKEVDAQLLAVQTRSSSCFVEWIPNNVKVAVCDIPPRGLSMAATFIGNSTAIQELFGRISEHFSAMFKRKAFVHWYTGEGMDINEFAEAESNIQDLVSEYQQLQDAEAVPEGKEEVGGEAETEPGDKGH from the exons ATGCGTGAGATCGTACACATTCAGATTGGCCAGTGTGGCAACCAGATCGGAGCCAAG TTCTGGGAGGTGATTGGCGAGGAGCATGGGATCGACTGGGCCGGAAGCTACCGCGGGGACAGCGCCCTGCAGCTGGAGAGGGTCAGCGTGTACTACAACGAGGCCCATG GTAAGAAATACGTGCCCCGAGCAGTCTTGGTGGACCTGGAACCTGGGACCATGGACAGCATCCGATCCAGCCGACTGGGGGCCCTCTTCCAACCGGACAGCTTTGTCCACG GTAACTCTGGGGCCGGCAACAACTGGGCCAAGGGCCACTACACGGAGGGGGCCGAGCTGGTGGAGAGCGCGCTGGACGCGGTGCGCGCCGAGGCCGAGGGCTGCGACTGCCTGCAGGGCTTCCAGCTCGTGCACTCGCTGGGCGGGGGCACGGGCTCGGGGATGGGCACGCTGCTCCTGGGCAAGATCCGCGAGGAGTACCCCGACCGCATCCTCAACTCCTTCAGCGTGATGCCCTCGCCCAAGGTGTCGGACACGGTGGTGGAGCCCTACAACGCCGTGCTGTCCCTCCACCAGCTCCTGCAGAACTCGGACGCCTGCTTTTGCATCGACAACGAGGCCCTCTATGACATCTGCTTCCGCACCCTCCGGCTGGCCACGCCCACCTACGGTGACCTCAACCACCTGGTGTCCCTGACCATGAGCGGCGTCACCACGTCGCTGCGCTTCCCGGGCCAGCTCAACGCCGACCTGCGCAAGCTGGCCGTGAACATGGTGCCCTTCCCGCGCCTGCACTTCTTCATGCCCGGCTTCGCGCCGCTCACGGCCCAGGGCAGCCAGCAGTACCGCGCGCTTTCAGTGGCCGAGCTCACCCAGCAGATGTTCGACGCCCGCAACACCATGGCCGCCTGCGACCCCCGCCGCGGCCGCTACCTGACCGTGGCCTGCATCTTCCGGGGGAGGATGTCCACCAAGGAGGTGGACGCGCAGCTGCTCGCCGTGCAGACCAGAAGCAGCAGCTGCTTCGTGGAGTGGATCCCCAACAACGTCAAGGTGGCCGTGTGCGACATCCCGCCGCGCGGGCTGAGCATGGCGGCCACCTTCATCGGCAACAGCACGGCCATCCAGGAGCTCTTCGGCAGGATCTCCGAGCACTTCTCGGCCATGTTCAAGAGGAAGGCCTTCGTGCACTGGTACACGGGCGAGGGGATGGACATCAATGAATTTGCCGAAGCCGAGAGTAACATCCAGGATTTGGTGTCCGAGTACCAACAGCTTCAAGATGCCGAAGCAGTTccggaggggaaggaggaggtcgGGGGGGAGGCAGAAACGGAACCAGGAGATAAGGGGCATTAA